A stretch of the Corylus avellana chromosome ca6, CavTom2PMs-1.0 genome encodes the following:
- the LOC132185877 gene encoding histone H1 isoform X2, whose protein sequence is MDPVLAATFPQPHMLASTTAATTTTATPIPPTAVTEADNHIPHQTNHPPYAEMIFAAVTALKEKNGSSKRAIAKYIERVYSGLPPTHSALLTHHLKRLKNAGLLVMVKKSYKLPRSDAPSSAPLPGPGRGRGRPPKPKPTPTPNLEPNAQPVLVALGLVDEPNAQPVVAKRGPGRPRKSGPVGQAGPAKRGRGRPPGAVGVKPRLTKRTPKPKSVTAVMGPHGLKRGRGRPPKAQLQTMVIPFAPNNFPAVAPVADLPKPRGRPKKDAAAPGAVVADVVGVPLKPKKSTGRPVGRPKKSAAFAMPAVPEMQPIAYVDLKRKLEYIQSKVKEVVGVLKPQITNESAISVVAAIEELEGLASMDIITAPLQVEPQQLQQPQQLQQPQQLQHPQQLQQQPQQQPSPHY, encoded by the exons aTGGACCCGGTTCTGGCGGCGACGTTTCCTCAGCCGCACATGCTCGCCTCCACCAccgccgccaccaccaccaccgccacaCCCATCCCCCCAACCGCCGTCACTGAAGCTGACAACCACATACCTCACCAAACAAACCACCCGCCTTACGCCGAG ATGATTTTCGCGGCGGTAACGGCTCTAAAGGAGAAGAACGGCTCCAGCAAGAGGGCCATAGCCAAGTACATAGAGCGAGTCTACTCGGGCCTCCCGCCCACCCACTCGGCCTTGTTGACTCACCACCTCAAGCGCTTGAAGAACGCCGGTCTTCTCGTCATGGTCAAGAAATCCTACAAGCTCCCTAGATCTGATGCGCCTTCTTCCGCTCCTCTTCCTGGGCCGGGCCGGGGCAGGGGACGTCCtcccaagcccaagcccactCCCACTCCCAATCTGGAGCCCAATGCCCAGCCGGTTCTCGTCGCTCTTGGGCTTGTTGATGAGCCCAATGCGCAGCCGGTGGTGGCCAAGAGGGGCCCGGGTCGTCCGCGGAAGAGCGGGCCGGTGGGGCAGGCGGGGCCCGCCAAGAGGGGCCGAGGGCGTCCACCTGGAGCCGTGGGAGTCAAGCCTAGGTTGACGAAGAGGACTCCGAAGCCCAAGTCAGTGACGGCTGTGATGGGCCCTCATGGGCTGAAGAGAGGCCGTGGGCGCCCTCCGAAGGCCCAGCTCCAGACCATGGTTATTCCTTTCGCTCCCAACAATTTCCCAGCTGTAGCGCCGGTAGCAGATCTGCCGAAGCCTAGGGGCCGGCCCAAGAAGGACGCGGCAGCTCCGGGGGCTGTTGTTGCTGATGTTGTTGGCGTCCCCCTGAAACCCAAGAAGTCCACCGGAAGGCCTGTCGGCCGGCCCAAAAAG AGTGCGGCATTTGCCATGCCTGCAGTACCAGAAATGCAACCGATTGCCTATGTAGATCTGAAGAGGAAACTTGAATATATT CAATCTAAAGTCAAGGAAGTTGTTGGTGTGCTGAAGCCCCAGATTACGAACGAAAGCGCAATCAGTGTAGTGGCAGCTATCGAAGAGTTAGAAGGGCTTGCATCAATGGACATTATTACTGCACCATTACAAGTTGAGCCCCAACAGCTGCAACAGCCCCAGCAGCTGCAACAGCCCCAGCAGCTGCAACATCCCCAACAACTGCAACAGCAGCCCCAACAACAGCCTTCGCCCCATTATTAG
- the LOC132184076 gene encoding mitogen-activated protein kinase 9-like isoform X2, translating to MGSGTLVDGVRRWFQRRATTNTNTSIIIVNNNSNNSNNNHNRRQSKSTHVTDETCGHVASVSELRAQSSGIRKRKELKEEEQEEEKEEEGEFDISVLKLIKVPKRNTHFISGTMDSQKKGGLETEFFTEYGEASRYQIQEVVGKGSYGVVGSAIDTHTGEKVAIKKINDVFEHVSDATRILREIKLLRLLRHPDIVEIKHIMLPPSRREFRDIYVVFELMESDLHQVIKANDDLTPEHHQFFLYQLLRGLKYIHTANVFHRDLKPKNILANADCKLKICDFGLARVSFNDAPSAIFWTDYVATRWYRAPELCGSFFSKYTPAIDIWSIGCIFAEMLTGKPLFPGKNVVHQLDLMTDLLGTPASESTARIRNEKARRYLLSMRRKQPVPLPQKFPNADPLALRLLERLLAFDPKDRPTAEEALADPYFNGLANVDREPSTQAISKLEFEFERRKLTKDDVRELIYREILEYHPQMLQEYLRGGDQTSFMYPSGVDRFKRQFAHLEEHYGKGERSTPLQRQHASLPRERVCASKEETADEQNEFERRSVASGLESPPGSQQSENLENGNIYSQNGHSKPNYSARSLLKSASISASKCVVVKQRKNSEEEPIAEVNDEAIDGLSQKVADLHA from the exons ATGGGGAGTGGAACACTGGTGGACGGGGTTCGTCGCTGGTTCCAACGTCGCGCTACTACTAATACTAATACCagtattattattgttaataatAATTCTAACAATTCCAATAATAATCACAATCGGAGACAAAGTAAAAGTACCCATGTCACTGATGAGACTTGTGGCCACGTTGCATCTGTGAGCGAGCTTCGCGCCCAGTCGTCGGGAATTCGTAAGCGCAAGGAGCtaaaagaagaagagcaagaagaagagaaagaagaagagggggAGTTTGATATCTCTGTCTTGAAGCTCATAAAGGTTCCCAAACGGAACACCCACTTCATATCTGGCACCATGGATTCCCAAAAGAAG GGTGGGTTAGAAACAGAATTCTTCACAGAGTATGGAGAGGCTAGCCGATACCAAATTCAAGAAGTTGTCGGGAAAGGAAGTTATGGTGTTGTTGGCTCTGCAATTGACACCCATACAGGAGAAAAGGTTGCAATCAAGAAAATTAATGATGTTTTTGAACATGTTTCTGATGCCACAAGGATCCTGAGAGAAATTAAGCTCCTTCGGTTGCTTCGTCATCCGGATATTGTGGAAATAAAGCATATTATGCTTCCTCCTTCACGGAGGGAATTTAgagatatatatgttgtttttgAGTTAATGGAATCTGATCTTCACCAAGTAATTAAGGCAAATGATGACCTTACTCCTGAGCATCATCAGTTTTTCCTGTACCAGCTTCTTCGTGGTCTGAAGTATATACATACAG CAAATGTATTTCATAGAGATTTAAAGCCAAAAAACATTCTTGCTAATGCTGACTGCAAATTAAAGATATGTGATTTTGGGCTTGCTCGTGTATCTTTCAATGATGCCCCATCAGCAATTTTCTGGACC GATTATGTTGCAACTCGATGGTATCGCGCTCCTGAACTCTGTGgctcttttttctcaaaa taCACCCCTGCAATTGATATTTGGAGCATAGGATGCATATTTGCAGAAATGCTTACAGGAAAACCGTTGTTTCCTGGAAAAAATGTGGTACACCAATTAGATCTCATGACTGATTTGCTTGGAACGCCTGCTTCTGAATCTACTGCAAGG ATTCGGAATGAAAAGGCTAGAAGGTATCTTCTTAGCATGCGGAGAAAACAACCAGTTCCTTTACCACAAAAGTTCCCTAATGCAGATCCGTTGGCTCTTCGCTTACTAGAACGCTTACTTGCATTTGATCCTAAAGATCGTCCTACAGCTGAAGAG GCATTGGCTGATCCTTACTTTAATGGTTTGGCTAATGTGGATCGTGAACCATCCACTCAAGCTATATCAAAACTCGAGTTTGAGTTTGAGAGGAGGAAATTGACAAAAGATGATGTTAGAGAGCTAATCTATAGAGAG ATTTTAGAGTATCATCCCCAGATGCTGCAGGAGTATCTTCGAGGTGGAGATCAGACTAGCTTTATGTACCCAAG TGGTGTAGATCGATTCAAACGACAGTTTGCACATCTTGAGGAGCATTATGGTAAAGGTGAAAGAAGCACTCCACTCCAAAGGCAGCATGCTTCCTTACCCAG AGAGCGGGTTTGTGCATCCAAGGAAGAGACTGCTGATGAACAAAATGAATTTGAAAGGCGTTCTGTTGCTTCGGGTCTTGAAAGTCCTCCAGGGTCACAGCAATCTGAGAATTTGGAAAATGGTAATATATATTCACAAAATGGACATAGCAAGCCAAACTACAGTGCTCGTAGTCTGTTAAAGAGTGCTAGTATTAGTGCTTCCAAGTGTGTGGTGGTGAAGCAAAGGAAAAATTCAGAG GAGGAACCAATTGCTGAAGTCAACGATGAGGCAATCGATGGCTTGTCGCAAAAGGTTGCAGACCTACATGCCTGA
- the LOC132185377 gene encoding pentatricopeptide repeat-containing protein At4g02750 has translation MKIKQLTLKAMRGSYLVRELHSTCYRSLHNHPINKRIESTTKTPTPSKGTLTKRRNDKNKKSATSDLDIVESNMAITRHMRSGRCESALRIFNAMPRRTSVSYNTMMSGFLSNGKFDLARDLFEKMPERDLVSWNVMLSGYVRNRNLSDARALFDRMPERDVVSWNAMLSGYAQNGYVDEARKIFYMIPDKNEISWNGLLSAYVQNGRISEAGMLFESKLDWELVSWNCLMSGYVKRKRLIDARRLFDRMPIRDEISWNTIITGYAQNGELSEASRLFEESPIRDVFTWTAMVSGYVQNGMLDEARRLFDEMPEKNEVSWNAMIAGYVQCKRMDMARELFEAMPCRNICSWNTMITGYAQSENIPQARNLFDRMPHRDCISWAAIIAGYAQIGHGEEALHLFVKMKRDGGKINRSALTCSLSACADIAALDLGKQLHGRVVKAGYETGCYVGNALLAMYCKCGSIDEAYDIFDDIAEKDVVSWNTMIAGYARHGFGKEALMVFESMKRAGIKPDSVTMVGVLSACSHTGLVEKGTEYFYSMDRDYGITANSKHYTCMIDLLGRAGRLDEAQNLMRNMPFEPDAATWGALLGASRIHGHTELGEKAAKIIFEMEPDNSGMYVLLSNMYAASGRWGDVSKMRLKMRDSHVRKVPGYSWLEAQNKIHTFSAGDHFHPDKDRIYAFLEELNLKMKLDGYVSSTNMVLHDVEEEEKEHMLKYHSEKLAVAFGILSIPAGRPIRVMKNLRICEDCHNAIKHISKIEGRLIILRDSHRFHHFSGGSCSCGDYW, from the exons atgaaaataaaacaattgacgCTCAAGGCAATGCGCGGCAGTTACCTTGTGAGAGAGTTACACAGCACCTGCTATCGCTCGCTCCATAACCATCCCATCAACAAGAGGATCGAAAGCACAACAAAAACTCCAACTCCGTCAAAGGGAACATTGACCAAAAGGCGCAATGACAAGAACAAGAAGTCAGCTACCTCAGACTTGGACATTGTGGAATCGAATATGGCCATCACCAGACACATGCGCAGCGGCCGGTGTGAGTCTGCTCTCCGCATCTTCAACGCCATGCCACGCCGGACCTCGGTCTCCTACAACACCATGATGTCTGGGTTCTTGTCGAATGGCAAGTTTGATCTTGCGAGAGATCTGTTTGAGAAAATGCCTGAGAGAGACTTGGTTTCTTGGAATGTGATGCTTAGTGGGTATGTGAGGAATCGGAATCTTAGCGATGCTCGTGCTTTGTTTGATCGGATGCCCGAAAGGGATGTTGTTTCGTGGAATGCTATGTTGTCTGGGTATGCCCAGAATGGGTATGTCGATGAGGCaaggaaaattttttatatgatccCGGATAAGAATGAGATATCATGGAATGGGTTACTTTCGGCGTATGTGCAGAATGGGAGGATAAGCGAGGCTGGTATGTTGTTCGAGTCAAAATTGGATTGGGAATTGGTGTCTTGGAATTGTTTGATGAGTGGGTATGTAAAGAGGAAGAGATTGATTGATGCTAGACGACTTTTTGATCGGATGCCTATAAGAGATGAGATTTCGTGGAATACTATTATTACAGGTTATGCCCAGAATGGGGAGTTGTCTGAAGCTAGTAGATTGTTTGAGGAGTCTCCAATTAGGGATGTGTTTACGTGGACAGCTATGGTGTCTGGGTATGTACAGAATGGGATGTTGGATGAAGCAAGAAGACTTTTTGATGAGATGCCAGAGAAAAATGAGGTTTCATGGAATGCAATGATTGCGGGATATGTGCAGTGCAAGAGAATGGACATGGCAAGGGAATTGTTTGAGGCGATGCCTTGTCGGAACATATGTTCTTGGAATACAATGATTACTGGCTATGCTCAGAGTGAGAATATTCCTCAAGCTAGGAATTTGTTTGATAGGATGCCTCATCGTGACTGTATTTCTTGGGCAGCAATTATTGCTGGTTATGCTCAAATTGGTCATGGCGAGGAGGCTTTGCATCTATTTGTTAAGATGAAAAGGGATGGGGGGAAAATAAATAGGTCTGCACTTACCTGTTCTTTGAGTGCATGTGCTGATATTGCTGCTCTGGACTTGGGGAAGCAGTTGCATGGGCGGGTGGTTAAGGCAGGATATGAGACTGGTTGTTATGTGGGGAATGCTCTTCTGGCAATGTATTGTAAATGTGGAAGCATAGATGAAGCATATGATATATTTGATGATATAGCAGAAAAGGATGTTGTGTCATGGAACACAATGATTGCAGGATATGCGAGACATGGATTTGGCAAGGAGGCATTGATGGTTTTTGAGTCAATGAAGAGAGCGGGTATCAAACCAGACAGTGTCACTATG GTTGGTGTATTGTCTGCTTGTAGTCATACTGGCTTGGTAGAAAAGGGCACAGAGTATTTTTATTCAATGGATCGGGATTATGGAATAACAGCAAACTCAAAACACTATACATGTATGATTGATCTTCTTGGTCGAGCTGGGCGTCTGGACGAGGCCCAGAATTTAATGAGAAATATGCCTTTCGAACCAGATGCTGCTACATGGGGTGCTCTACTTGGAGCAAGCAGGATTCATGGCCATACTGAATTAGGTGAAAAGGCTGCTAAGATTATTTTTGAGATGGAACCTGATAATTCAGGAATGTATGTTCTTCTCTCAAATATGTATGCAGCTTCAGGTAGATGGGGCGATGTTAGCAAGATGAGATTGAAAATGAGAGATAGCCATGTTAGGAAAGTACCTGGGTATAGTTGGCTTGAAGCACAGAATAAGATTCATACATTTTCAGCTGGGGACCACTTCCACCCAGACAAGGATAGAATATATGCCTTTTTAGAGGAGTTGAATTTGAAAATGAAGCTGGACGGGTATGTTTCTTCTACAAATATGGTTCTACATGACGTGGAAGAGGAGGAGAAGGAACATATGCTGAAGTATCACAGCGAGAAATTAGCCGTGGCATTTGGAATTCTTTCTATACCCGCTGGGAGACCAATCCGTGTGATGAAGAACTTGCGGATATGTGAAGACTGTCACAATGCCATCAAACACATATCCAAGATTGAGGGAAGGTTGATAATCTTGAGGGATTCTCATCGCTTTCACCACTTCAGTGGTGGTTCGTGTTCGTGTGGAGATTACTGGTGA
- the LOC132185877 gene encoding histone H1 isoform X1: protein MDPVLAATFPQPHMLASTTAATTTTATPIPPTAVTEADNHIPHQTNHPPYAEMIFAAVTALKEKNGSSKRAIAKYIERVYSGLPPTHSALLTHHLKRLKNAGLLVMVKKSYKLPRSDAPSSAPLPGPGRGRGRPPKPKPTPTPNLEPNAQPVLVALGLVDEPNAQPVVAKRGPGRPRKSGPVGQAGPAKRGRGRPPGAVGVKPRLTKRTPKPKSVTAVMGPHGLKRGRGRPPKAQLQTMVIPFAPNNFPAVAPVADLPKPRGRPKKDAAAPGAVVADVVGVPLKPKKSTGRPVGRPKKEKSAAFAMPAVPEMQPIAYVDLKRKLEYIQSKVKEVVGVLKPQITNESAISVVAAIEELEGLASMDIITAPLQVEPQQLQQPQQLQQPQQLQHPQQLQQQPQQQPSPHY from the exons aTGGACCCGGTTCTGGCGGCGACGTTTCCTCAGCCGCACATGCTCGCCTCCACCAccgccgccaccaccaccaccgccacaCCCATCCCCCCAACCGCCGTCACTGAAGCTGACAACCACATACCTCACCAAACAAACCACCCGCCTTACGCCGAG ATGATTTTCGCGGCGGTAACGGCTCTAAAGGAGAAGAACGGCTCCAGCAAGAGGGCCATAGCCAAGTACATAGAGCGAGTCTACTCGGGCCTCCCGCCCACCCACTCGGCCTTGTTGACTCACCACCTCAAGCGCTTGAAGAACGCCGGTCTTCTCGTCATGGTCAAGAAATCCTACAAGCTCCCTAGATCTGATGCGCCTTCTTCCGCTCCTCTTCCTGGGCCGGGCCGGGGCAGGGGACGTCCtcccaagcccaagcccactCCCACTCCCAATCTGGAGCCCAATGCCCAGCCGGTTCTCGTCGCTCTTGGGCTTGTTGATGAGCCCAATGCGCAGCCGGTGGTGGCCAAGAGGGGCCCGGGTCGTCCGCGGAAGAGCGGGCCGGTGGGGCAGGCGGGGCCCGCCAAGAGGGGCCGAGGGCGTCCACCTGGAGCCGTGGGAGTCAAGCCTAGGTTGACGAAGAGGACTCCGAAGCCCAAGTCAGTGACGGCTGTGATGGGCCCTCATGGGCTGAAGAGAGGCCGTGGGCGCCCTCCGAAGGCCCAGCTCCAGACCATGGTTATTCCTTTCGCTCCCAACAATTTCCCAGCTGTAGCGCCGGTAGCAGATCTGCCGAAGCCTAGGGGCCGGCCCAAGAAGGACGCGGCAGCTCCGGGGGCTGTTGTTGCTGATGTTGTTGGCGTCCCCCTGAAACCCAAGAAGTCCACCGGAAGGCCTGTCGGCCGGCCCAAAAAG GAAAAGAGTGCGGCATTTGCCATGCCTGCAGTACCAGAAATGCAACCGATTGCCTATGTAGATCTGAAGAGGAAACTTGAATATATT CAATCTAAAGTCAAGGAAGTTGTTGGTGTGCTGAAGCCCCAGATTACGAACGAAAGCGCAATCAGTGTAGTGGCAGCTATCGAAGAGTTAGAAGGGCTTGCATCAATGGACATTATTACTGCACCATTACAAGTTGAGCCCCAACAGCTGCAACAGCCCCAGCAGCTGCAACAGCCCCAGCAGCTGCAACATCCCCAACAACTGCAACAGCAGCCCCAACAACAGCCTTCGCCCCATTATTAG
- the LOC132185877 gene encoding histone H1 isoform X3 encodes MDPVLAATFPQPHMLASTTAATTTTATPIPPTAVTEADNHIPHQTNHPPYAEMIFAAVTALKEKNGSSKRAIAKYIERVYSGLPPTHSALLTHHLKRLKNAGLLVMVKKSYKLPRSDAPSSAPLPGPGRGRGRPPKPKPTPTPNLEPNAQPVLVALGLVDEPNAQPVVAKRGPGRPRKSGPVGQAGPAKRGRGRPPGAVGVKPRLTKRTPKPKSVTAVMGPHGLKRGRGRPPKAQLQTMVIPFAPNNFPAVAPVADLPKPRGRPKKDAAAPGAVVADVVGVPLKPKKSTGRPVGRPKKQSKVKEVVGVLKPQITNESAISVVAAIEELEGLASMDIITAPLQVEPQQLQQPQQLQQPQQLQHPQQLQQQPQQQPSPHY; translated from the exons aTGGACCCGGTTCTGGCGGCGACGTTTCCTCAGCCGCACATGCTCGCCTCCACCAccgccgccaccaccaccaccgccacaCCCATCCCCCCAACCGCCGTCACTGAAGCTGACAACCACATACCTCACCAAACAAACCACCCGCCTTACGCCGAG ATGATTTTCGCGGCGGTAACGGCTCTAAAGGAGAAGAACGGCTCCAGCAAGAGGGCCATAGCCAAGTACATAGAGCGAGTCTACTCGGGCCTCCCGCCCACCCACTCGGCCTTGTTGACTCACCACCTCAAGCGCTTGAAGAACGCCGGTCTTCTCGTCATGGTCAAGAAATCCTACAAGCTCCCTAGATCTGATGCGCCTTCTTCCGCTCCTCTTCCTGGGCCGGGCCGGGGCAGGGGACGTCCtcccaagcccaagcccactCCCACTCCCAATCTGGAGCCCAATGCCCAGCCGGTTCTCGTCGCTCTTGGGCTTGTTGATGAGCCCAATGCGCAGCCGGTGGTGGCCAAGAGGGGCCCGGGTCGTCCGCGGAAGAGCGGGCCGGTGGGGCAGGCGGGGCCCGCCAAGAGGGGCCGAGGGCGTCCACCTGGAGCCGTGGGAGTCAAGCCTAGGTTGACGAAGAGGACTCCGAAGCCCAAGTCAGTGACGGCTGTGATGGGCCCTCATGGGCTGAAGAGAGGCCGTGGGCGCCCTCCGAAGGCCCAGCTCCAGACCATGGTTATTCCTTTCGCTCCCAACAATTTCCCAGCTGTAGCGCCGGTAGCAGATCTGCCGAAGCCTAGGGGCCGGCCCAAGAAGGACGCGGCAGCTCCGGGGGCTGTTGTTGCTGATGTTGTTGGCGTCCCCCTGAAACCCAAGAAGTCCACCGGAAGGCCTGTCGGCCGGCCCAAAAAG CAATCTAAAGTCAAGGAAGTTGTTGGTGTGCTGAAGCCCCAGATTACGAACGAAAGCGCAATCAGTGTAGTGGCAGCTATCGAAGAGTTAGAAGGGCTTGCATCAATGGACATTATTACTGCACCATTACAAGTTGAGCCCCAACAGCTGCAACAGCCCCAGCAGCTGCAACAGCCCCAGCAGCTGCAACATCCCCAACAACTGCAACAGCAGCCCCAACAACAGCCTTCGCCCCATTATTAG
- the LOC132184076 gene encoding mitogen-activated protein kinase 9-like isoform X1 codes for MGSGTLVDGVRRWFQRRATTNTNTSIIIVNNNSNNSNNNHNRRQSKSTHVTDETCGHVASVSELRAQSSGIRKRKELKEEEQEEEKEEEGEFDISVLKLIKVPKRNTHFISGTMDSQKKGGLETEFFTEYGEASRYQIQEVVGKGSYGVVGSAIDTHTGEKVAIKKINDVFEHVSDATRILREIKLLRLLRHPDIVEIKHIMLPPSRREFRDIYVVFELMESDLHQVIKANDDLTPEHHQFFLYQLLRGLKYIHTANVFHRDLKPKNILANADCKLKICDFGLARVSFNDAPSAIFWTDYVATRWYRAPELCGSFFSKYTPAIDIWSIGCIFAEMLTGKPLFPGKNVVHQLDLMTDLLGTPASESTARIRNEKARRYLLSMRRKQPVPLPQKFPNADPLALRLLERLLAFDPKDRPTAEEALADPYFNGLANVDREPSTQAISKLEFEFERRKLTKDDVRELIYREILEYHPQMLQEYLRGGDQTSFMYPSGVDRFKRQFAHLEEHYGKGERSTPLQRQHASLPRERVCASKEETADEQNEFERRSVASGLESPPGSQQSENLENGNIYSQNGHSKPNYSARSLLKSASISASKCVVVKQRKNSEQEEPIAEVNDEAIDGLSQKVADLHA; via the exons ATGGGGAGTGGAACACTGGTGGACGGGGTTCGTCGCTGGTTCCAACGTCGCGCTACTACTAATACTAATACCagtattattattgttaataatAATTCTAACAATTCCAATAATAATCACAATCGGAGACAAAGTAAAAGTACCCATGTCACTGATGAGACTTGTGGCCACGTTGCATCTGTGAGCGAGCTTCGCGCCCAGTCGTCGGGAATTCGTAAGCGCAAGGAGCtaaaagaagaagagcaagaagaagagaaagaagaagagggggAGTTTGATATCTCTGTCTTGAAGCTCATAAAGGTTCCCAAACGGAACACCCACTTCATATCTGGCACCATGGATTCCCAAAAGAAG GGTGGGTTAGAAACAGAATTCTTCACAGAGTATGGAGAGGCTAGCCGATACCAAATTCAAGAAGTTGTCGGGAAAGGAAGTTATGGTGTTGTTGGCTCTGCAATTGACACCCATACAGGAGAAAAGGTTGCAATCAAGAAAATTAATGATGTTTTTGAACATGTTTCTGATGCCACAAGGATCCTGAGAGAAATTAAGCTCCTTCGGTTGCTTCGTCATCCGGATATTGTGGAAATAAAGCATATTATGCTTCCTCCTTCACGGAGGGAATTTAgagatatatatgttgtttttgAGTTAATGGAATCTGATCTTCACCAAGTAATTAAGGCAAATGATGACCTTACTCCTGAGCATCATCAGTTTTTCCTGTACCAGCTTCTTCGTGGTCTGAAGTATATACATACAG CAAATGTATTTCATAGAGATTTAAAGCCAAAAAACATTCTTGCTAATGCTGACTGCAAATTAAAGATATGTGATTTTGGGCTTGCTCGTGTATCTTTCAATGATGCCCCATCAGCAATTTTCTGGACC GATTATGTTGCAACTCGATGGTATCGCGCTCCTGAACTCTGTGgctcttttttctcaaaa taCACCCCTGCAATTGATATTTGGAGCATAGGATGCATATTTGCAGAAATGCTTACAGGAAAACCGTTGTTTCCTGGAAAAAATGTGGTACACCAATTAGATCTCATGACTGATTTGCTTGGAACGCCTGCTTCTGAATCTACTGCAAGG ATTCGGAATGAAAAGGCTAGAAGGTATCTTCTTAGCATGCGGAGAAAACAACCAGTTCCTTTACCACAAAAGTTCCCTAATGCAGATCCGTTGGCTCTTCGCTTACTAGAACGCTTACTTGCATTTGATCCTAAAGATCGTCCTACAGCTGAAGAG GCATTGGCTGATCCTTACTTTAATGGTTTGGCTAATGTGGATCGTGAACCATCCACTCAAGCTATATCAAAACTCGAGTTTGAGTTTGAGAGGAGGAAATTGACAAAAGATGATGTTAGAGAGCTAATCTATAGAGAG ATTTTAGAGTATCATCCCCAGATGCTGCAGGAGTATCTTCGAGGTGGAGATCAGACTAGCTTTATGTACCCAAG TGGTGTAGATCGATTCAAACGACAGTTTGCACATCTTGAGGAGCATTATGGTAAAGGTGAAAGAAGCACTCCACTCCAAAGGCAGCATGCTTCCTTACCCAG AGAGCGGGTTTGTGCATCCAAGGAAGAGACTGCTGATGAACAAAATGAATTTGAAAGGCGTTCTGTTGCTTCGGGTCTTGAAAGTCCTCCAGGGTCACAGCAATCTGAGAATTTGGAAAATGGTAATATATATTCACAAAATGGACATAGCAAGCCAAACTACAGTGCTCGTAGTCTGTTAAAGAGTGCTAGTATTAGTGCTTCCAAGTGTGTGGTGGTGAAGCAAAGGAAAAATTCAGAG CAGGAGGAACCAATTGCTGAAGTCAACGATGAGGCAATCGATGGCTTGTCGCAAAAGGTTGCAGACCTACATGCCTGA